CCCTtttcccaaaagaaaaaaaaaaattctaatagaGGGAAAAATTGGCAGACCCACCTCCACCGTCATTATTTCTCcctctttcttctctctcttttctatttGCAGCCACCACTCTATTCCACCGCCAGCAATACAATTCCACCGCCATCGTTCATCCACATCATGTTCGACGTACATCATCACCTCCACCGCCTTTTTGTCACCATTCTCCTTGTCCAAAAACGCTTCCCtattgtagggacccatccctaatgacacgtggcacacatCCCCTGACGATACGTGGCACGCGATCCTATCCAGAGTATCCACATCCGGATTTCCTCGAGAGTACATGTGGCACGCTCTCCTATCCGGACCCTCTGAAATAAGAGCATACGGGACTCGCAAAAcatcctatccggaccaccgccattactcatccggcgacctttcatattctatcCGGATATGTCCATCCGGATCACCGATCAAACCAAGCATGactcactacgtcattctgacacCCTGTCACAATCCATATTCCAATacctgcagagtgaaaagacagaagtgacagcaagtcacttcccacgatctctgacaaccgttcgtaggatgaggatgtccctgccaccacctagtggcatcatggtaaaccaaaaagccttccatcatttatggaggagagagaatttCCAAATAACTATATATACAAACCTTCGCGCAAAGAAGAAGGTAAGCCTttcaatacctagtaaaaggtcaACTGTGCCAattgcttttatctctctttccatggctgacaaaaccatcggagggtgtgtccggacaccctgtccggacgccttttgcaggagcAGCTGAATCAGGAATCATAGTTGAGATCGTACGTCCATCCATTTGGTAACCACATGGATCATTGGGAATACGAGacctcaacattggcgccgtctgtgggaaaCTTTTTCGCTCATTCAGTAACTAGCAAAGATGGCCACGCCTTCCCAAAGCCGCTCATCTGGTAGAGGGGAGGAAGACAATTCTGAATGGCGCCAAGCCATCGAAAGAAGGCAGTTAGCAAGCGAGTGACAACTGCAAACTTTCCTCCAGGAGACGACAAGGTTGAGAGAGGAAAATGCAATATTGCGAATCCAGGCATCATCGACGGGGCCACCCCGTCGTCAGCACTCTAGAGGCCAAGTAGCCAACTCAAGGCCTCATATGGAGTCGATTTACCCCGGAACAGCGGAGGCAATCCCTGAAACACGCAGCGCTAGGCCGCATGAGCCACACACACCCATGCCTCAAGCTCCCCGCGAAGAGAGCTCCAATTCCACTCATTTCTCATCAAAGAGACAGCGTGACAGAAGATCCCAGTTATCGGGCGCTATGCGTGCGAGACTAGGACCCCAGCAGCCTGGCAGGCCCAAGTCACCAGTAACCACCACAAGGGGAGTGCACCATGACCCTACGGTCACCCCCATACCACAGAACGTTCTCTCGCACCGTGACCCCTTGGTCACCCCCATGGTGCAGAACGTTCCACGGCACCAAGCGGTACGAACCATTGGGAAAAATCCCCCGAACGAGCCACCCATCGGCTCCAATAGCAAAAggctggatgacatgctctccacgcctttctgCTCTCATATCATTCATTACGAGCCCCCAAGGGGGTTCCTCGTACCAAAGTTCTCCACGTACGATGGGTGCAGTGACCCcttcgaccatatcatgcattatcgacAGTTCATGACCCTCAATATAGGCAACGACCCGCTGCTGTGCAAGGTATTCCCTGCCAGTCTACAAGGACAGGCTCTCTCATGGTTCCATCGCCTACCTCCTAACTCGGTGGATAATTTCAAAGACCTTTCAGAAGCTTTCGTGGGGCAATACCTATGCTCCGCTCGGCATAAACAAAACATCAGCACCttgcaaaatataaaaatgaaggataatGAATCCTTGAGGGAATTTGTGAAACGATTTGGCCAAGCTATCCTACAAGTGGAAGCTTGCAGCATGGACGTTGTCCTACAGATCTTCAAGCGAAGCATCTGTCCAGGCACTCCATTTTTTGAATCACTAGCTAAGAAACCTCCCATGACGATGGACGATTTGTTTCGACGTGCGAACAAATACTCCATGCTTGAGGATGACGTACGGGCAGCCACCCAGCAAGTATTGGTTGCCGGACAGCCGTCCAAAGGGAATATAGAAGGAAGCGCTAAACTTCCGGACAGGCCAAGGCCATCCGATCGAAGGCAAGAAGGGCCAAGCCGCCCGGAAATGCCACCCCTCAAACCACTCTCCATAACTTATGAGAAGCTTCTCCCTATGATCAAAAGCATGTCCGATTTCAGGTGGCCCAGACCCCTCGGGTCGGACCCATCCAGAAGAGATCATAGCAAAAAGTGCGCTTACCACAAGGAGCATGGCCACACAATGGAGACGTGCAGAAGCCTCCAATATTTGGTGGAAAGGATTATAAAGGCGGGACATTTAAGGCAATACCTCCGCTCAGATGCCAGAGATAGAGACGCCTCCCGGGGCCACGACTCTGGAGCCCCCGCGGTTCCAGCCGCCCCCAAAGCCGTCATAAACTACATTAATGGAGGTTCGTCGGATGAAGAGATAAATTCCAAACGAAAGAGGCAAAAATTATTACGAGAAGCAATGGTGCGTGAGCGTGTCAACTCCATCCGACCTGAGATAACCGGAGGAAGCCCTCACCCCATAGATGGGACGATCACTTTTCCACCAGTAAACCCCACACAGATATTACGCCCGCACCGCGACACCCTCATTCTATCCTTAGGGATAGACAAATTTGATGTAAGACGCATCTTAGTTGACCCAGGCAGCTCAGCTGATCTGGTACAAGCATCAGTCGTAAGCTACATAGGACACAATTTAGTAGGTCTCGAAAACCCTGGGAGAATCCTATCCGGATTCAACGGGGCATCAACTATTTCCTTAGGAGATATTGTGCTACCAGTTCAAGCTGGCCCAATCACTCTTAACGTCCTATTTTCAGTGGTACAAGATTTGTCACCCTTCAATATTATCTTGGGGCGCACATGGCTACACTGCATGAAAGCCATCCCCTCCACATATCATCAGATGGTAAGCTTTCTTACTGAGGGTGGGCAAATCAACCTGTACGGCAGCCAGCTAGCTGCTCGCCAATGCTACCAGATAGCAAGAGAACCAAGGACCAGTCAAGAGAATGAACCTCTCCCTGAGTCCACGCACGCACTTGACCAATAACAGTCACTATGCCCGGCGGACAGAGATCCCCCGGTAGCAGATCCCTTgcaaacaatccaaatttcagaAGAAGATGCTCACCTTACTCATATCAGTTCCCTCTTAACACCTGAAGAAACCCAGAACATCCAAGACGCCCTCCGACAAAACCATGACATTTTCGCATGGGCGCACTCTGATATGAAGGGGATTCATCCATCAATAGTCTCTCATAAACTTAACATTTTACCAACAACGAAACCCATCCGGCAGAGGGTTAGACGTTTCCACCCGAACAGATAAAAAATCATCCGGAATGAGATCGATAAACTACTGGAAGCCGGattcatcaaagaagtggattatccggactggttggcaaatgtagtagtggtacccaaaaaagaaggcaaatggcGGGTCTGCGTTGATTACACCAATCTCAATAAAGCGTGTCCGAAAGACAGTTTCCCCTTGCCACGAATAGATCAAATTGTGGATTCCACTGCTGGGCAAGGGATGCTCTCCTTCCTGGACGCTTTCTCCGGAtatcaccaaatccccatggccccggatgatcaagagaagacagccttcataacgccacacggactttattgttacaaagtcatgccatttggcCTCAAAAATGCTGGCGCTACTTATCAAAGACTGATGACAAAGGTATTCAAACCTCTAATTGGCCGCACAGTAGAGGTGTATATTGACGATATCGTGGTCAGAAGCAAAACTCGAGAGGAGCACGTTCTCCACTTGCAAGAAGTTTTTCACCTCCTGAGGAAGTTTGACATGAAGCTAAATCCTTCTAAATGCGCCTTTGGCGTAAGTGCTGGAAAGTTCCTAGGATTTATGGTCAGTCAAAGGGGGATAGAGGTTAGCCCAGATCAAGTCAAAGCAGTCATAGAAACACCACCCCCCAGGAACAAGAAGGAATTACAGCGCCTCACAGGCAAGCTTGTCGCCCTAGGGCGTTTTATAGCCCGTTTCACCGATGAGCTCCAACCCTTCTTCTTGGCAATCCGCAAAGCAGGAGTAAGCGGATGGACGGACAACTGTCAAAATGCTTTCGAAAAAATTAAGCGGTGCCTCATGCAACCACCCATCCTAAGCAGCCCTCTCCCTagagaaaaattgtatatgtaccTGGCTGTCTCAGAGTGGGCAATTAGCGCTGTCTTATTCCGCTGCCCATCGCCCAAGGAGCAGAAACCCATCTACTACATAAGCAGAGCGTTAGTAGACGTAGAAACCAGATATTCAAAGATGGAATTAACGGCCTTAGCACTTCGAAGTGCCGCCCAGAAACTCCGACCCTATTTCCAAGCACACCCGGTGGTCGTGTTAACTGACCAACCCCTTCGCAATATCCTACACAAGCAGGACCTAACCggaagaatgcttcaatgggccatagaattGAGTGAATTTGGAATCGAGTTCCAACCCAGATTGTCCATAAAAGGCCAAGTGATGGCTGACTTCGTGCTGGAATACTCTCGAAGGCCCTCCCAACACGAGGAGCCAAGCGAAAAACAATGGTGGACTTTACACGTTGATGGGGCCTCCCGATCGTCCGGATCCGGAGTAGGACTCTTGTTGCAATCCCCAACCGGAGAGCGTCTGGAGCAAGCCATCCGGCTGGGATTCCCcgcctctaacaatgaagcaGAATATGAAGCCATCTTAGCCGGATTGGACCTCGCTCTAGTCCTATCCGTCCCCAAACTTCGGATTTATAGTGATTCCCAACTTGTGGTAAGACAGGTTCAGAAAGAATATGAGGCCAAGGATGCACGCATGGCGCGATACTTAAACAAAGTGAGAGACACCTTGCAGCGATTCACCGAATGGACGATTGAGAAAATTAGGCGGACTGAAAACTCACGTGCCGACGCCCTAGCAGGCATAGCTGCTtttcttcccatcaaagaagcTATACTATTGCCTATATATGTGCAAACCAAGCCCTCTGTCACGGAAACCTCCACTTGCAATGCCATCGAGGAAAACGAAACAAACGACAAAAGCTGGATGACAGCTATCATCGAATACCTCCGGACAGGCACCCTTCCCGAATAAACCAAGCAAGCACACAAGATCCGGGTACAAGCCGCTCGCTTCACCCTAATAGGGGGGCATTTGTACAAGCGATCCTTCACAGGTCCCTACCTCAGATGTCTAAATCATTCAGAGGTGTTGTACATATTAGCTGAATTGCACGAAGGAGTATGTGGAAATCATTCCGGAGGTCGGTCTCTGGCGCACAGGGCCCATTCGCAAGGTTATTACTGGCCTACGATGAAAAAGGATGCGGCGGCATatgtcaaaaaatgtgacaaatgTCAAAGACACACCCCCATTCCACACATGCCGTCAGGAGAATTGAAAACAATCTCAGGACCCTGGCCCTTCGCACAATGGGGCATGAACATAGTAGGACCTCTACCAGCCGCACCCGCCCAGAAAAAATTCCTGCTTGTAGCCATGGATTACTTCACTAAATGGGTAGAAGCCGAAGCCTATGCCAGCATCAAAGATAAAGATGTCACCAGATTCGTATGGAAAAACATCATCTGCCGCTTTGGAATCCCCCAGACCATCATAGCAGACAATGGCCCACAGTTCGATAGCATCGCATTCTGGAATTTCTGTTCAGAACTAAACATCCGGAACTCATACTCTACGCCACGATATCCTCAAAGCAATGGTCAAGCGGAGGCCACAAACAAAACACTAATCACTGCCTTGAAGAAAAGACTCGAGCAAGTCAAAGGAAAGTGGACGGAGGAACTACCCGGCGTCCTTTGGGCTTATTGAACCACACCCGGACGACCAACAGGAAACACTCCCTTCGCCCTCGCATACGGTATGGACGCAATCATTCCTACTGAAATAGGCTTACCCACTGTCCGGACCGAGGTAGGAAGGGAGAATGATGCAGATACAGAGTTAGGAAGAAACTTAGACTGGACGGACGAAGTAAGAGAAACTGCAGCCATCCGGATGGCAGACTACCAACAAAGGGCATCAACTCACTACAATCGCAAAGTAAGGCCCAGAAGCTTCAAAATGGTATGCTGGTcattagaaaagtttttgaaaatactgctGACATAGGAGCAGGAAAATTCCAAGCCAACTGGGAAGGCCCCTACATAGTGTCTAAAGCAAGTGAAGGTGGAGCCTATCATCTACAAGAGCTAGATGGAACCCCGTTGCAGcgaccatggaatgtatctaatcTAAAGTAGTATTACCAATAAAGGATGAGGCAAAATGAACaagtatattttattgatacttGTGAAACAAATCACATACAAAAAGTCTCCAGACTACAAAAATACAAGAGAAGATAGCAGTAaaaattctttacaaaaagaaaagaccCTCATTGAGCAAGTTTGCTGCGCAGCTTCTCCTCTTCACCCGGATGAATTGAAGGGACATCCCGTTTGATtccatgtttcttcatacagCAGCGATAGCCAAAAAAGTACATTTCATCAACTTGCTTCTGGTACTCCGCTTCAAGTCCCTCCCTTTCCGCAGCAAACTCACCCTCCAGCTCTTCTTTTTGCGCTGATAAGCGCAACTGCAACTCTTCTCTCTGCCTCTTCTCAATGGACACCTCTGTCCGGAGGTGCCTCACCTCCCTCCTCAAAAGAGCCATCTCGTCCTCCGTTTCAAAAAGGCGAACTTCCATAAAATCCTCCCGGCTCTTCGCCTCAGCAAGCTCCTCTCGAAGAACCTCGTTCTCCTCTCGACCAGTAGAGGAACTAGCTTCAGCCTGCTCCACTCTCAAACGCAAcctctcatcatcatttttccGCTGAGACACGAAGGATTTTGTGTAATCAGCAGTCTCCAGCAGGTCAGAAAGAAGGTCGCGTTGACGAGCCATGCCGCGAAGGCCACTCACCAGCTGTAGGAGAATACTCAAGCAAAGAAAGGCAAAGTTACAAACCATGTAACAAATGCATCAATATAAAGAAATCAAGACACAAATTATACCATCTCCACTATCTCAAACATCTTAGCTGAAGGCACTCCAACGTCTGAACCAGAAGGAATCCGTTTTAGCTTCTCTTCCATCTCCGCATAGCTGAAAGGGCTAGCAGGGTTGAAAGTGGCATCATAAAAAAGACTCCCCCCTAAGGAGGCATTGGAGAGCGATTCCTCCTCCGGGACCACGGCTTCAGCATTCTCAGCCGACTGGGTCTCTCTGGATGGAACCTCATCCGGCACCAGCACTGGGGTAGCTGGGTTTTCTTCCGCCATCTCCGTCTCATTGCCTTCCGGGTGACCCTCCTGGACGGATGAGTAGCTGACCTCGATGCTTTCTAAAAACCGACCCTCAAGCCGCCTAGCGAGGCCAGACTTCAAGTCGCGTATCGGACGCGACCTTCTCCCGGTTGGCCCTCTCATAGGTATAAAGGCACGAGGGCTTGGCCCATGAGAAGGCAACCCCTGGTTGTCCGCCCCCATTTCTCCTGTTGGGGGTGTCGCAGGAGGCAAGGTTGCAGCACTAGAGGCCCGGGCCGCACCCATATCCGGATGAGGGGAGCCGGGTTGATTTATTGAGGGCGCTTCCTTAGTCAGAAGAGCCATCCGAACGTCCGGCGCCACTGAGGGCCCCGAAAGATTTAGGCCCCTAATAAATTCAAAACCGCTTGAGACAGAAGGCGGGAGGGGATTTTCCGGCTCTTGTATTGTTACTTCCTTTTCATAGCCAATGGGAGGCTGTACAAACTCCTTCGGAGGAGTTGGGATTTTCACTGCCTTTCCCTTATTCTTACccaacttcttcttctttttcgcTGGAGCACCAGCAGGTGGAGAGGACGCGGACCGTTTCCCACCCGGAGCCTTCCGTAGGAGCCCCTCTTGTCTTTTCCTCTCCCGCTTGTTGAGACGGGCCTTGCGTGTCCGGGCATCTGCCTTCCGCGCCCCCTCGTAGAAGGGAAGGTCTTCAAGGGTGAAATGCTCCCCAACTACCACTTCTTCAGGCATCCGCCTCGGGAGTATGTTCAGCACGTATACCTGAGGCTCCTGGACGACCAAGCGGAGGTTCTGCGCAGAAAGAAACAGCTCGCAACTCCGCTCGGCCGACGTAATCTCGAAAAGCCTGTTCAAACGGTCGAACGAGGCCTTCTCCACCCAGTCCACcagtttttcccttttattctGGCCTGCACCCAAGCAAGAAAAATATGTCAGCCACCTAAACAATGCTGACTTACAAACCATGCAAAGACAGGAAGTAGCCTAGTTATACCCGGAACCTTTAGCGACTGGTTGGGGACAAAGGGCCT
This DNA window, taken from Vitis riparia cultivar Riparia Gloire de Montpellier isolate 1030 chromosome 13, EGFV_Vit.rip_1.0, whole genome shotgun sequence, encodes the following:
- the LOC117928460 gene encoding uncharacterized protein LOC117928460, which codes for MESIYPGTAEAIPETRSARPHEPHTPMPQAPREESSNSTHFSSKRQRDRRSQLSGAMRARLGPQQPGRPKSPVTTTRGVHHDPTVTPIPQNVLSHRDPLVTPMVQNVPRHQAVRTIGKNPPNEPPIGSNSKRLDDMLSTPFCSHIIHYEPPRGFLVPKFSTYDGCSDPFDHIMHYRQFMTLNIGNDPLLCKVFPASLQGQALSWFHRLPPNSVDNFKDLSEAFVGQYLCSARHKQNISTLQNIKMKDNESLREFVKRFGQAILQVEACSMDVVLQIFKRSICPGTPFFESLAKKPPMTMDDLFRRANKYSMLEDDVRAATQQVLVAGQPSKGNIEGSAKLPDRPRPSDRRQEGPSRPEMPPLKPLSITYEKLLPMIKSMSDFRWPRPLGSDPSRRDHSKKCAYHKEHGHTMETCRSLQYLVERIIKAGHLRQYLRSDARDRDASRGHDSGAPAVPAAPKAVINYINGGSSDEEINSKRKRQKLLREAMVRERVNSIRPEITGGSPHPIDGTITFPPVNPTQILRPHRDTLILSLGIDKFDVRRILVDPGSSADLVQASVVSYIGHNLVGLENPGRILSGFNGASTISLGDIVLPVQAGPITLNVLFSVVQDLSPFNIILGRTWLHCMKAIPSTYHQMVSFLTEGGQINLYGSQLAARQCYQIAREPRTSQENEPLPESTHALDQ